The DNA segment CAAATTAATCTAATTATTAAAGGGATAGCTCTAATTGTTGATGACTGCAAGAGATCTATTAATGTTCATAAGGGTTAATTTATAATATCCACATAAAGCCCGATCATTCATATTAATGCAATATTTTTGTGTTTCCTCCATTAAAACAAGCTAATAATCTCAAAAGGCATTGACACTAACGAGAATTATTACTATCAGTATTAGCAGAGGTCATTATGAAAATAGGACAAAGAAGATCAAAACAACGAGAACTGATTCTTGAAGAATTAAAGGGTGTCACATGCCATCCGACAGCCGATGAACTTTATGAGCTGGTCAGAAAAAGGCTTGCTAACATCAGCCTGGGTACTGTTTACAGAAATCTGGAGTTGATGGCTTCAAACGGAGTAATCCTCAAAATCGAATCCGGCGGAAAAAACAGGTTCGACGGGAATGCTATGCCGCATCCTCACATGAGATGTACTGAGTGCGGCAAAGTCGACGACATCACTTTTGATGTGAATGTCCCGATCCCGGACCAACTTGAAGCTAAAGGG comes from the Maridesulfovibrio ferrireducens genome and includes:
- a CDS encoding Fur family transcriptional regulator, encoding MKIGQRRSKQRELILEELKGVTCHPTADELYELVRKRLANISLGTVYRNLELMASNGVILKIESGGKNRFDGNAMPHPHMRCTECGKVDDITFDVNVPIPDQLEAKGYKITGCTIEYYGLCPECKNSC